The Tachysurus fulvidraco isolate hzauxx_2018 chromosome 10, HZAU_PFXX_2.0, whole genome shotgun sequence genome segment TTTAGTCACTAAATGTCCTGCGTTCACATTGCGGGGAATCTCCTCTACACCTTCAGCAGAACCGTTAGCGCTGACCGGATATAATATCACAGGAACGTTGTCGTTTTGATCCAAAATGAACACATTCACTGTGACGTTGCTGCTTAGTGATGGAGTTCCAGAATCTGTAGCAAGTACATGGAACTGAAACGTTTTTATTGTTTCAAAATCAAAACTCTTTAATGCGCTAATAATGCCTGTTTCGGGATTCACATTTAAGAATGTTGCCAAATCATTCTTTATTGTACGACTCTGTGAAATAATCGATCCTAATTGATCTGTGTTTCTAACAATTTGGTAAGAAATAACCGCATTTTCATTTATATCACTGTCAGACGCAGTGACGGAGAATATTGCAGCACCGGGGACGTTATTTTCCAACAAATACAGTTCCAAAGGATTTTGGGTAAATTCCGGAAAATTATCATTAAAATCTGAAACTTGAACAGTCAACGTTTTGATTGTGGACTTTGAAGGCTGACCTAAATCAGTGGCTTTTATTATGATGTCGTATTGTGAAACAATCTCTCGGTCTAAAAGTTGTTTAGTAGCTAATGAGTACATGTTTTCCTGAACGGAAGGTTTTAGCTCAAAGGGTACATCATTGGAGACAGTACATATAACTTTACCATTAACTCCCATGTCTTTATCAGTGACGCTAATTAAAGAAACAACGGTGCCAGGCTGTGAATCTTCGGGTATCACGTTAGAAAGTGATGTCAGTTCTatatctggaaaattgtcattTTCGTCAGTAATCTTTATAATCACTCTACAATCAGTTGTCATTGGCGGCTGCCCTTTATCGGAGGCCTGTATGTTTAACCTATATACCTCATTCTCTTCAAAGTCAATAGgttctttaatttttatttcaccGGTAATACCATCTAGGATAAATGTATCATGCACTTTTCGTCGAATAGTTTTACTAAAGCTGTACATTATATCGCCATTAAAGCCATCATCTAAATCAGTCGCATTAACACGCACTACTGATGTGCCTACGGGTGTGTTTTCTCTCAGTGTAACATAATAAACATCTTTACTGCATATTGGACGGTTGTCATTGATATCGAGGACTGTAACAGTAATGTTTAATGTACCTGATCTTGGAGGAGTTCCTCCATCCACTGCGGTCAAAATTAAATTATGTTTTCCGTTTTGCTCTCTGTCTAAAGCCTTGTGTAAAACTAGAAAAGGGGTTTTCTCCTCTTCTGTATTATCTCTCATTTCCATGCCAAAATAGTTATTTTTTGATAGCGCGTATGTGCGAATAGAATTAGTGCCGATGTCTGGATCACGGGCGCTCTGGAGCTCGAAGCGTGCTCCAGTTAAAGTGTTTTCAGCGATTTCAAACTGCTGTTCTTTCTCAGGAAACCATGGGCTATGATCATTAACATCGCCGATTTCTACAGCAACATAATGAATCTCTAGCGGATTGTCCAAGGCGGTTTTTAAATTTAGGATGCATGAAGCAACACCATCACATACCTCCTCTCTGTCGATTTTGTTAAGGACAGAAAGGACACCGTTGTTCTGATTTACCTGAAAAAAAGCCCCGTTTGTTCCAGAAACAATGCGGAACCGTCTGTCCACTAAAGTACTGACATCAAGACTCAAATCCTTCGCAATATTtcccacaaccgagccctcttTTACTTCCTCTGGAATATGGAATTTTATCTGAGCAGAAACTTGCGTACCGAAAAAGAACAGCAAAGTGACACATATAGCAATCCAGCAGTACTCCCATTTGCGCCTTTGTTTGCCTTTATCCATCCTAGGCAGTCTTTTAAATCGGTATTTGATTGGAACAATGTAATATTTCTGCGCAATTATAAGTCATACACACGCAGTCCATAAAATCCGAAACTGAAGTTGTTAAGAAGAGTGACTTTCTTCAAAAAAAGCAGCTCcccttttacacaaaatggaAACTGGTGTCTTCGATGATAGAGAAGAAAACGGACCTGTACAAAAGACAGGAATGGGCAGGACTACATATCTTCTCTCTGTCCTTATGTTACACTGACCCCTATGGCTTTATCAGTGAGGAACTAGAAAGTCTATGTTTCCAATGTGAACAATTAAATGTCAACCAGATAAAACACCACCAGTTTTATAACCTGAGCTTGATCAcgataaattatatataatgtacacgatacatttaatatttggtATACTTTCTGccaaatttttttaaagcactgtAATTCATGTTAATAACTTAATAACAGAACAGGGGAgaaatctgtatttatttactgtttctATAATTATTCTCACCGTTGTTTgtaagttagttagttaattagttacTGGTTTTGTacacataattattaattaaataaataaggtctCCAAATAAGATTTTGCTGTAGGAAAAAGGTATTAACGTGCTGCCTCTGCGTTCACTTAATATCTAGGACAATCAATGGCTAAGGCAGATTCTATAGTTTGTCCGTTATAGTATGAGCAAGACAAAAACCTAAACTATTAAACTTCTGTCtgcctttaaaaaataaagctttgaATATATAGACATTTGTGGCATTTGAAGACATGTGCCATGTATTTTTCAAAGATAAAATGGTTGGCTTGAGTCTCACCTCGTCTGAAGTTCTCCTGCGATCTGGAACAACTAAGGTATTTCCATAACTTCCTGGAACTAAAGTCGAACCGATACTCATTCTGGGTCCGACCAACATGTAGCGTTTATCTCCAGATCTGTACTGGATGCTGTGACACAGTGTCCCATCATAATTTGTATCTTGTAAATATTTGGATGAATAGTTTGTAGATTTGGAGCACTGCATTACAATCAGCACAATAATACtgataataaatagaaatgaaactGATCCCAAGGTaatgatcaaataaaatgtcacgTTACTTTCTTCCACGTCGCTTACTGCGTTTTTAACATCGGACATAGCAATAGCCTCTTTGGGTTCAATAAGTTTGATGATCACAGTCGCTGTTGCTGAAAGCGACACGTTGCCGTTGTCTTTGACCATTACGACCAGTTTATGTTCAGCCTCGTCTGTTCCTGTGAATGAGCGAAGGGTCCTTATCTGTCCTGTATAGCGATCTAAACCGAAGAGACTGTGGTCACTCACTTCCTGCAACGAAAATAGTAACCAGCCGTTGTATCCAATATCCGCATCATAGGCTCTCACTTTAGTCACTATATGCCCTGCGTTCACATTGCGGGGAATCTCCTCGGCACCTTCAGCAGAACCGTTAACGCTGACTGGATACAGGATCACTGGAACGTTGTCGTTCTGATCCAAAATGAACACATTCACTGTGACGTTGCTGCTTAGTGACGGAGTTCCAGAATCTATAGCGAGCACGTAGAACTGGAAAGTTTTAGTTACTTCATAGTCAAAACTCATTAGCCCGTGAATCGCTCCAGTTTCAGAGTTGATATTTAGAAATGATTGCATGTTGTTGTTTGTACCATCTCTTCTAAGAATGCTATACGAGACTGCTGCATTTTCATTTATGTCTTTGTCTGATGCGGTGACAGAAAATATAGAAGCACCTGGGGTGTTATTTTCCATTAGATACAATTCTATGGGATTTCGAGGAAACTCTGGGCTATTATCATTGACATCGGATATTTGGACATACAAACTTTTTTGTTCAGTTAGATTAGGTTGACCAAGGTCTGTGGCTGTTAAAGTAATGTCGTAATGAGAAATCTCCTCTCTGTCCAGATATGAGTTTATGATTAAAGAGTACATGTTTTCCTGCACAGACGGTTTTAGTTCAAAAGGTATGTTTGGTGACAAAGAACATATAACTTTCCCGTTCTGACCAGAGTCTTTGTCTAAAACACTGATTAAAGAAATAACCGTTCCCGGTTTGGAATCTTCAGGCACTACATTCGAAAGTGATGTAACTTCTATTTCAGGAGCGTTATCATTCACATCTAAAATTTTTACAGTTA includes the following:
- the LOC113660124 gene encoding protocadherin alpha-7-like isoform X2, which codes for MDKGKQRRKWEYCWIAICVTLLFFFGTQVSAQIKFHIPEEVKEGSVVGNIAKDLSLDVSTLVDRRFRIVSGTNGAFFQVNQNNGVLSVLNKIDREEVCDGVASCILNLKTALDNPLEIHYVAVEIGDVNDHSPWFPEKEQQFEIAENTLTGARFELQSARDPDIGTNSIRTYALSKNNYFGMEMRDNTEEEKTPFLVLHKALDREQNGKHNLILTAVDGGTPPRSGTLNITVTVLDINDNRPICSKDVYYVTLRENTPVGTSVVRVNATDLDDGFNGDIMYSFSKTIRRKVHDTFILDGITGEIKIKEPIDFEENEVYRLNIQASDKGQPPMTTDCRVIIKITDENDNFPDIELTSLSNVIPEDSQPGTVVSLISVTDKDMGVNGKVICTVSNDVPFELKPSVQENMYSLATKQLLDREIVSQYDIIIKATDLGQPSKSTIKTLTVQVSDFNDNFPEFTQNPLELYLLENNVPGAAIFSVTASDSDINENAVISYQIVRNTDQLGSIISQSRTIKNDLATFLNVNPETGIISALKSFDFETIKTFQFHVLATDSGTPSLSSNVTVNVFILDQNDNVPVILYPVSANGSAEGVEEIPRNVNAGHLVTKVRAYDADIGYNGWLLFSLQEVSDHSLFGLDRYTGQIRTLRSFTETDDAEHKLVILVKDNGNVSLSATATLIIKIVEPKEAIAVSDVKNTVTDMEENSVTFYLIITLCSVSFLFIISIIVLIVMQCSKSTDYSSKYLQDTKYDGTLCHSIQYRSGDKSYMLVGPRMSIGSDIHPASNRNTLLVPDRRSRPSNASTLQPKGPNADWRYSASLRAGMQSSVHMEESSVMQGAQGVLVQNWPTVSSAPDNEGGEVSPPVGAGVDSNSWHFRYGPGPGMPPQHLKPGEVPPEAFIIPGSPAIISIRQGQDGDDKSDFITFGKKEEAKKKKKKKKEKEKKDKKEKGKDDDD